The following are from one region of the Nocardioides marmotae genome:
- the tsf gene encoding translation elongation factor Ts has product MANISAADVKKLRELTSAGMMDCKKALTEADGDFDKAIEILRVKGAAKAEARGAEREATAGLVATSGGALVELRCETDFVAKNDEFVATAQRIADAAAEAKAADAEALKAVALGDKTVGEVVGDLAISIGEKIELGEVAYFEGPTVVYMHKRAADLPPAVGVLVEYDGDEEAARGAAMQIAAMRPQYLTRDEVPADVVAHERSIAEQKSREEGKPEQAIAKITEGRLNGFFKEVVLLEQPSVTENKKSVKAVLDEAGTTLKRFARFEVGA; this is encoded by the coding sequence ATGGCGAACATCTCCGCCGCCGACGTGAAGAAGCTCCGTGAGCTCACCAGCGCCGGCATGATGGACTGCAAGAAGGCCCTGACCGAGGCCGACGGCGACTTCGACAAGGCCATCGAGATCCTCCGCGTCAAGGGTGCTGCGAAGGCCGAGGCCCGCGGCGCCGAGCGCGAGGCCACCGCCGGCCTCGTCGCGACCTCCGGCGGCGCCCTCGTCGAGCTGCGCTGCGAGACCGACTTCGTGGCCAAGAACGACGAGTTCGTCGCGACCGCTCAGCGGATCGCCGACGCCGCCGCCGAGGCCAAGGCCGCCGACGCCGAGGCGCTCAAGGCCGTTGCGCTCGGCGACAAGACCGTCGGCGAGGTCGTCGGCGACCTCGCCATCTCCATCGGCGAGAAGATCGAGCTCGGCGAGGTGGCGTACTTCGAGGGCCCGACCGTCGTCTACATGCACAAGCGTGCCGCCGACCTCCCGCCCGCCGTCGGCGTGCTCGTGGAGTACGACGGTGACGAGGAGGCCGCCCGCGGCGCCGCGATGCAGATCGCGGCCATGCGCCCGCAGTACCTCACCCGCGACGAGGTCCCCGCCGACGTCGTCGCGCACGAGCGCAGCATCGCCGAGCAGAAGTCCCGCGAGGAGGGCAAGCCCGAGCAGGCGATCGCCAAGATCACCGAGGGCCGCCTCAACGGGTTCTTCAAGGAGGTCGTCCTCCTCGAGCAGCCCTCGGTGACCGAGAACAAGAAGTCCGTCAAGGCCGTCCTCGACGAGGCCGGCACGACCCTGAAGCGGTTCGCCCGTTTCGAGGTCGGCGCCTGA
- the dprA gene encoding DNA-processing protein DprA produces MSGGARDEDRLARVALSRLGEPGDPRFAVFTAQMGAVAFHDALLHERDPGSGVLTDVATRLGSMDPARDLELAAKLGIRFVVPGDPEWPRQLEDLAAGGEVQGRGGPPLGLWAKGPLRLDRLLGSLAVVGSRSATTYGADVAASIGAGVARAGVPVVSGAAFGIDQAAHRGALAVDGATVAVLACGVDRAYPAAHRSLLDHLAGHGLVVSELPPGSAPTRLRFLARNRLIAALTRGTVVVEAAARSGALNTANWAGRLNRVVMGVPGPVTSAPSQGVHQLVRTGAATLVTSPEDVLELVGVSGVHLVEEPRGPERPRDRLSLRHQQVLDAVPVGQPVHADSISRTAGLSLSDTGNALVRLRALGLVDADGDGWRLAALAHR; encoded by the coding sequence GTGAGCGGCGGGGCGCGCGACGAGGACCGGCTCGCCCGGGTCGCGCTGTCCCGGCTCGGCGAACCGGGAGACCCGCGGTTCGCCGTGTTCACCGCCCAGATGGGCGCTGTGGCGTTCCACGACGCGCTGCTGCACGAGCGGGACCCCGGCAGCGGGGTCCTCACCGACGTCGCCACGCGGCTCGGCTCGATGGACCCCGCGCGCGACCTCGAGCTGGCCGCCAAGCTGGGCATCCGGTTCGTCGTGCCGGGCGACCCGGAGTGGCCCCGGCAGCTCGAGGACCTGGCCGCCGGAGGCGAGGTCCAGGGGCGCGGCGGTCCGCCGCTCGGCCTGTGGGCGAAGGGCCCGCTGCGCCTGGACCGACTGCTCGGCTCGCTCGCCGTGGTCGGCTCCCGCTCCGCCACGACGTACGGCGCCGACGTGGCCGCATCCATCGGCGCCGGCGTCGCCCGGGCCGGCGTACCGGTCGTCTCCGGCGCGGCGTTCGGCATCGACCAGGCCGCCCACCGGGGCGCGCTCGCGGTGGACGGCGCCACCGTCGCGGTGCTGGCCTGCGGGGTGGACCGCGCCTACCCGGCCGCGCACCGCAGCCTGCTGGACCACCTGGCCGGCCATGGCCTGGTCGTCTCCGAGCTGCCGCCCGGGTCGGCGCCGACGCGCCTGAGGTTCCTCGCCCGCAACCGGCTGATCGCCGCCCTGACCCGCGGCACGGTCGTCGTCGAGGCGGCCGCCCGCAGCGGTGCCCTCAACACGGCCAACTGGGCCGGCCGCCTCAACCGGGTCGTCATGGGCGTCCCGGGGCCGGTGACCAGCGCGCCGTCCCAGGGCGTGCACCAGCTGGTGCGCACCGGGGCCGCGACGCTCGTGACGTCGCCCGAGGACGTCCTGGAGCTGGTCGGCGTCTCCGGTGTCCACCTCGTCGAGGAGCCCCGCGGACCGGAGCGTCCACGCGACCGGCTCTCGCTGCGGCACCAACAGGTGCTGGACGCGGTGCCGGTCGGTCAACCGGTGCACGCGGACTCCATCTCCCGGACCGCGGGGCTGAGCCTCTCCGACACCGGCAACGCGCTGGTGCGCCTGCGCGCCCTCGGCCTGGTCGACGCCGACGGTGACGGCTGGCGGCTCGCCGCCCTGGCTCACCGGTGA
- a CDS encoding YifB family Mg chelatase-like AAA ATPase produces MDNSLMAVATAHTVSLQGAVGHLIEVQADVSPGIVATVVVGRPDVSLNEARDRCRMAIANSDLGWPSTKRVTILLSPADLHKSGSHFDLAMAVAVLGANGKVPTSALAGRLFVGELTLAGGLRSVPGVLPMVLAAARRGITEVYVPEPQAAEACMVPGVSVYGMRSLAQVAAQLAGEEVPDAPPVAEQSGSRLLTWRGDDRLEDTDMVDVLGLADARYALEVAAAGGHHLMLTGPKGAGKTTLAERLPGLLPDLDAEESLELTALHSLAGVLDPAAGMLTRPPFAAPHHDASKASLIGGGTGRVRPGEISRAHHGVLFMDEFPLFRTDVIEALRQPLESGDVTIARGEESATFPARGILVVACNPCPCGEYSPVARDNHCSCSERARRDYRSRITGPLSDRIDITREVVPLQAGGIGAAFTTGPPESSAQIRERVTAVRRRQAERYVGCGWRLNGHVPGPALRESWPLTAAAQRLLDDKVGKGLLTRRGAVRVHRLAWTVADLAGAAGPGEVELCTALRLRTAEPLMLADLERRAG; encoded by the coding sequence ATGGACAACTCGCTGATGGCCGTCGCGACCGCGCACACCGTCTCGTTGCAGGGCGCGGTGGGCCACCTCATCGAGGTCCAGGCGGACGTCTCGCCGGGCATCGTCGCGACGGTCGTCGTCGGCCGCCCGGACGTGTCCCTGAACGAGGCGCGCGACCGCTGCCGCATGGCGATCGCCAACAGCGACCTCGGCTGGCCCTCCACGAAGCGGGTGACGATCCTGCTGAGCCCGGCGGACCTGCACAAGAGCGGCAGTCACTTCGACCTGGCGATGGCCGTCGCCGTCCTCGGAGCGAACGGCAAGGTGCCGACGTCCGCCTTGGCCGGCCGGCTGTTCGTCGGCGAGCTGACGCTGGCCGGCGGCCTGCGGTCGGTGCCCGGCGTCCTGCCGATGGTGCTCGCGGCCGCGCGGCGCGGCATCACCGAGGTCTACGTGCCCGAGCCGCAGGCCGCCGAGGCGTGCATGGTGCCCGGGGTCTCGGTGTACGGCATGCGCTCGCTCGCGCAGGTCGCCGCGCAGCTGGCGGGGGAGGAGGTCCCCGACGCGCCGCCCGTGGCCGAGCAGTCGGGGAGCCGGCTGCTCACCTGGCGCGGCGACGACCGGCTCGAGGACACCGACATGGTGGACGTCCTCGGTCTCGCCGACGCCCGCTACGCGCTCGAGGTGGCTGCGGCCGGGGGCCACCACCTGATGCTCACCGGGCCGAAGGGCGCCGGCAAGACGACCCTCGCGGAGCGGCTGCCCGGTCTGCTGCCGGACCTCGACGCGGAGGAGTCGCTGGAGCTGACCGCCCTGCACTCACTCGCCGGCGTCCTCGATCCTGCCGCGGGCATGCTGACGCGGCCGCCGTTCGCCGCCCCGCACCACGACGCCAGCAAGGCCAGCCTCATCGGAGGTGGGACCGGGCGCGTGCGCCCCGGCGAGATCAGCCGGGCCCACCACGGAGTGCTGTTCATGGACGAGTTCCCCTTGTTCCGCACCGACGTCATCGAGGCGCTGCGCCAACCGCTGGAGAGCGGCGACGTGACGATCGCTCGAGGCGAGGAGTCCGCCACCTTCCCGGCGCGCGGGATCCTGGTCGTCGCGTGCAACCCGTGCCCCTGTGGTGAGTACTCGCCCGTCGCCCGGGACAACCACTGCTCCTGCAGCGAACGGGCGCGACGTGACTACCGCAGCCGCATCACCGGGCCGCTGAGCGACCGGATCGACATCACCCGCGAGGTGGTCCCGCTGCAGGCCGGCGGCATCGGCGCGGCCTTCACCACCGGCCCGCCGGAGTCGTCGGCGCAGATCCGGGAGCGGGTGACGGCCGTCCGCCGCAGGCAGGCCGAGCGGTACGTCGGCTGCGGATGGCGCCTGAACGGACACGTCCCCGGGCCCGCCCTGCGCGAGTCGTGGCCGCTGACGGCCGCCGCCCAACGGCTGCTGGATGACAAGGTCGGCAAGGGACTGCTGACCCGCCGCGGGGCGGTCCGGGTCCACCGGCTCGCGTGGACCGTGGCCGACCTGGCCGGAGCAGCCGGACCGGGCGAGGTGGAGCTGTGCACCGCCCTGCGGCTGCGGACCGCCGAGCCGTTGATGCTCGCAGACCTCGAGAGGAGGGCCGGGTGA
- the rpsB gene encoding 30S ribosomal protein S2 yields the protein MAVVTMRQLLESGVHFGHQTRRWNPKMKRFIMTERNGIYIIDLQQSLAYIDRSYAFIKETVAKGGTIMFVGTKKQAQEAIAEQATRVGMPYVNQRWLGGMLTNFQTVHQRINRLKELDELDFDNVAASGRTKKELLQMRRERDKLEKTLGGIREMGRTPSAVWIVDTKKEHLAVEEARKLRIPIIGILDTNCDPDEVDFPIPGNDDAIRAVGLLTRVVADAVAEGLIARSGGKAAAEGTPTAAEPLAEWERELLGGDAEKAAVEATGGDAASTDAPASEATGASTEAAASDAAAAAATDEPAAEQAAEPAAEPAAEQPQA from the coding sequence ATGGCAGTCGTGACCATGCGCCAGCTCCTCGAGAGCGGCGTTCACTTCGGGCACCAGACCCGTCGCTGGAACCCGAAGATGAAGCGCTTCATCATGACCGAGCGCAACGGCATCTACATCATCGACCTGCAGCAGTCGCTGGCCTACATCGACCGCTCCTACGCCTTCATCAAGGAGACGGTCGCCAAGGGCGGGACGATCATGTTCGTCGGCACCAAGAAGCAGGCGCAGGAGGCGATCGCCGAGCAGGCGACCCGCGTCGGCATGCCCTACGTCAACCAGCGTTGGCTCGGCGGCATGCTCACCAACTTCCAGACCGTGCACCAGCGGATCAACCGGCTCAAGGAGCTCGACGAGCTGGACTTCGACAACGTCGCCGCCTCGGGCCGCACCAAGAAGGAGCTCCTCCAGATGCGTCGCGAGCGCGACAAGCTGGAGAAGACCCTGGGCGGCATCCGCGAGATGGGCCGCACCCCCTCGGCCGTCTGGATCGTCGACACCAAGAAGGAGCACCTCGCCGTCGAGGAGGCTCGCAAGCTCCGGATCCCGATCATCGGCATCCTGGACACCAACTGCGACCCCGACGAGGTCGACTTCCCGATCCCGGGCAACGACGACGCCATCCGCGCCGTCGGGCTGCTGACCCGCGTGGTCGCCGACGCCGTCGCCGAGGGCCTCATCGCCCGCTCCGGTGGCAAGGCCGCCGCCGAGGGCACGCCGACCGCCGCCGAGCCGCTGGCCGAGTGGGAGCGCGAGCTGCTGGGGGGCGACGCTGAGAAGGCCGCCGTCGAGGCGACCGGTGGCGACGCCGCGAGCACCGACGCCCCGGCCTCCGAGGCGACCGGCGCCTCCACCGAGGCCGCTGCCTCGGACGCCGCCGCTGCTGCTGCGACCGACGAGCCCGCTGCCGAGCAGGCCGCCGAGCCCGCCGCGGAGCCGGCTGCCGAGCAGCCCCAGGCCTGA
- a CDS encoding ribonuclease HII — MSVLPRGSTVRRDAGIYGYERALRRHGIDPVAGVDEAGRGACAGPLVAGACILPSGRAGIVPGLADSKLLTERARERCYEQVVRRAVAWSVVVVPHDECDRLGMHVANIEALRRAVALLDVPPAYVLTDGFPVDGLGVPGLAVWKGDRVAACIAAASVLAKVTRDRIMREMDADWPAYDFKTHKGYITETHTAALLEHGPSPVHRMRFVNVRRAAGLEPSPGVHNEVAAPPGAAEALEEMS, encoded by the coding sequence GTGAGCGTCCTCCCGCGCGGCTCCACCGTCCGGCGCGACGCCGGCATCTACGGCTACGAGCGCGCCCTGCGCCGCCACGGCATCGACCCCGTCGCCGGCGTCGACGAGGCCGGCCGGGGTGCCTGCGCCGGGCCGCTGGTCGCCGGGGCCTGCATCCTGCCGTCGGGCCGGGCAGGCATCGTCCCGGGGCTGGCCGACAGCAAGCTGCTGACCGAGCGCGCCCGCGAGCGCTGCTACGAGCAGGTGGTACGTCGCGCGGTGGCCTGGTCGGTCGTCGTGGTGCCCCACGACGAGTGCGACCGGCTCGGCATGCACGTGGCGAACATCGAGGCGCTGCGCCGGGCGGTCGCCCTGCTCGACGTGCCGCCCGCCTACGTGCTCACCGACGGGTTCCCCGTGGACGGCCTGGGCGTGCCCGGGCTCGCGGTCTGGAAGGGCGACCGGGTCGCCGCGTGCATCGCCGCGGCCTCGGTCCTCGCGAAGGTCACCCGCGACCGCATCATGCGCGAGATGGACGCCGACTGGCCGGCGTACGACTTCAAGACCCACAAGGGCTACATCACCGAGACCCACACCGCCGCGCTGCTCGAGCACGGCCCTTCGCCGGTGCACCGCATGCGGTTCGTCAACGTGCGACGGGCGGCCGGGCTCGAGCCTTCGCCGGGCGTGCACAATGAGGTCGCGGCACCCCCCGGAGCCGCCGAGGCCCTGGAGGAGATGTCATGA
- a CDS encoding pilus assembly protein TadG-related protein: MRRSQRRRDARGAVAILVALVMCFVLLPITALVVDIGMQRVARRDVQAIADVAALDAGRALAASKATAAGVATANELRNVALAAMRRGSSGVGANEPTIEVTLGTVVPAGYLSDQALGCAGSPYNSYFRQAPSGAMPDAVLVTVRSSVDFIFKRGSGEVCRSAVGLAQRIACFSVDSYAARLKAEGSTVLGPITALLGTSLDLALLSSSGLLDAEIDILAFLNLLKADLNLATLDQVLTAEITLAQLIGAQVEALTSSGGTAVLAADALSTHFLANVGDIADRVRVGELLQLSQGAGAALGAAVNAFDLAVAGLAAATKNRGIELNVGALPGVADLVAKAYVIQGPANACGAEGAAVSNKPTASTAQTRVEVSGSLAAANRVTKLLNALTGLLGLLTGHTLSVNVDPFLVDVKLAEASGTLKSINCTDGEVDSLTIAARSALMPATIRIPVTITDTRARLIGPPEVKTTTITVVVSTITSTVPTTEDVTLLVPEHFGEPVDGPSGDLSIDKLSITADVSSDPDNVLGTVLGGVSDVIELIDTELVRPLMGDVLRPLLGMGVGVLENALGLTIAGSQFTPTQTLVPSCGSPALAN, translated from the coding sequence ATGAGGCGTTCGCAGCGCAGGAGAGATGCCCGCGGTGCCGTCGCGATCCTCGTTGCGCTGGTCATGTGCTTCGTCCTCCTGCCCATCACGGCGCTCGTGGTGGACATCGGGATGCAACGCGTCGCTCGACGTGACGTACAGGCCATCGCGGATGTCGCCGCCCTCGACGCCGGTCGCGCCCTCGCGGCCAGCAAGGCAACGGCGGCCGGCGTCGCGACCGCCAACGAACTCCGGAACGTGGCTCTGGCGGCGATGCGTCGTGGTTCAAGTGGCGTCGGGGCGAACGAGCCGACGATCGAGGTCACGTTAGGAACGGTCGTACCGGCGGGGTACCTGTCCGACCAAGCGCTTGGATGCGCAGGGTCGCCGTACAACTCCTACTTTCGACAGGCGCCTTCCGGGGCCATGCCAGACGCCGTCCTGGTAACCGTGCGGTCGTCAGTTGACTTCATCTTCAAGCGAGGATCGGGAGAAGTTTGCCGGTCGGCAGTAGGACTCGCTCAACGCATCGCGTGCTTTTCGGTCGACTCGTACGCTGCGCGCCTCAAGGCCGAGGGTTCTACGGTACTCGGCCCGATCACTGCATTGCTTGGCACGTCGCTGGACCTGGCCCTGTTGAGCTCCTCCGGACTCCTCGACGCAGAAATCGATATCCTGGCGTTTCTGAACCTGCTGAAGGCGGATCTGAATCTCGCGACTCTGGACCAAGTCTTGACCGCTGAGATAACGCTGGCTCAACTTATCGGGGCGCAGGTCGAAGCCTTAACTTCCTCCGGCGGGACGGCAGTTCTCGCAGCTGACGCACTGTCCACCCATTTCCTCGCCAACGTCGGCGACATAGCGGACAGGGTCAGGGTCGGTGAACTTCTCCAACTGTCCCAAGGGGCTGGGGCGGCGCTCGGCGCAGCCGTGAACGCCTTCGATCTCGCCGTAGCGGGGCTCGCCGCCGCGACTAAGAATCGGGGAATCGAACTGAACGTGGGTGCGTTGCCTGGCGTGGCCGACCTAGTTGCGAAGGCCTACGTCATCCAGGGGCCCGCGAACGCGTGCGGCGCCGAAGGTGCCGCAGTCTCGAACAAGCCCACCGCGTCGACAGCGCAGACGAGAGTCGAGGTCTCCGGGAGTCTGGCAGCCGCGAACCGAGTGACTAAGTTGCTCAACGCTCTGACCGGCCTCCTCGGGCTCCTGACCGGTCACACGTTGTCGGTCAACGTCGATCCGTTCCTCGTCGACGTCAAGTTGGCGGAAGCTTCTGGGACACTCAAGTCGATCAATTGCACGGACGGTGAGGTGGACAGCCTCACCATCGCGGCGCGGTCCGCGCTCATGCCAGCGACGATCCGGATACCCGTGACCATTACCGACACGCGTGCCCGGCTGATCGGACCGCCAGAGGTCAAGACGACCACCATTACCGTCGTCGTTAGCACGATTACCTCGACGGTGCCGACAACGGAGGATGTCACGCTCCTCGTGCCGGAGCACTTTGGTGAACCTGTTGACGGCCCGAGCGGAGATCTGTCGATTGACAAGTTGTCCATCACTGCTGATGTTTCTAGCGATCCGGACAACGTGCTCGGCACCGTCCTAGGCGGTGTCAGCGATGTCATTGAATTGATCGACACCGAGTTGGTGCGGCCACTGATGGGCGATGTGCTGCGTCCCCTGCTCGGCATGGGTGTAGGAGTCCTTGAGAACGCACTGGGTCTGACCATCGCTGGATCTCAATTCACTCCCACGCAGACGCTGGTTCCGAGCTGCGGGAGTCCCGCGCTGGCGAACTGA
- a CDS encoding TadE family protein, translated as MGSRRARRGDRGAAAVELALVVTPLLYILFGTIAYGYMFSFRQALSQAAAEAARASVGAQVGTACAQTGPFSSACPAQFAASTAVSRALAGYGMACGENHLVCAIPAPSASGCGTANTCITVTLDYPYRQHSLLPSLPGYSFVLPEQLSFSSAVQVS; from the coding sequence ATGGGAAGCAGACGCGCGCGCCGCGGTGACCGCGGCGCGGCCGCGGTGGAGTTAGCGCTTGTCGTGACCCCGCTGCTTTACATCCTTTTCGGGACCATTGCTTACGGCTACATGTTCAGCTTTAGGCAGGCACTCTCTCAGGCCGCGGCCGAGGCCGCGCGGGCCTCCGTAGGTGCACAGGTGGGCACCGCCTGTGCACAGACCGGACCGTTCAGTTCCGCATGCCCTGCGCAGTTCGCCGCATCGACTGCTGTCTCTAGGGCGCTCGCTGGTTACGGCATGGCTTGTGGCGAGAACCACCTTGTATGCGCGATCCCGGCGCCAAGTGCGAGCGGCTGCGGGACGGCGAACACGTGCATCACCGTGACGCTCGACTATCCCTATCGGCAGCACAGTCTGTTGCCGTCGCTACCGGGGTACAGCTTCGTGCTGCCAGAGCAACTTTCCTTCAGCTCCGCTGTTCAGGTGAGTTGA
- a CDS encoding DUF2469 domain-containing protein: MSAEDLEKYEAEMELTLYREYRDVVGIFKYVVETDRRFYLCNQVDVKARTEAGDVFFEVSMSDAWVWDMYRPARFAKNVKVLTFKDVNVEELQPSDIDPPKP; this comes from the coding sequence ATGAGCGCCGAGGACCTCGAGAAGTACGAGGCCGAGATGGAGCTGACGCTCTACCGCGAGTACCGCGACGTCGTCGGCATCTTCAAGTACGTCGTCGAGACCGACCGCAGGTTCTACCTGTGCAACCAGGTCGACGTGAAGGCGCGCACCGAGGCCGGCGACGTGTTCTTCGAGGTCTCCATGTCCGATGCGTGGGTGTGGGACATGTACCGCCCCGCCCGCTTCGCCAAGAACGTCAAGGTGCTCACGTTCAAGGACGTGAACGTCGAGGAGCTCCAACCTTCGGACATCGATCCGCCGAAGCCGTAG
- a CDS encoding tyrosine recombinase XerC gives MGEPAERDELPEPMARVLADYERHLVAERDLTPHTVRAYTADVAGLLGHAARLGHTDVAGLDLRALRSWLAKQQTMGRSRTTLARRATAARVFTAWLLRTGRASIDAGASLGSPKAHRTLPPVLRADEAADLVRAAAELADDGGPVGLRDVAMIELLYATGIRVGELVGLDVDDVDRDRNVVRVLGKGRKERTVPFGRPAARALDFWVKHGRPHLAVDGSGPALFLGVRGRRIDQRAVRTLVHRRIADVPGAPDIGPHGLRHTAATHLLEGGADLRSVQEILGHASLATTQLYTHVTTDRLRRAYQQAHPRA, from the coding sequence ATGGGCGAGCCGGCGGAGCGGGACGAGCTCCCGGAGCCGATGGCCCGGGTGCTCGCCGACTACGAGCGCCACCTGGTCGCCGAGCGCGACCTCACCCCGCACACCGTCCGGGCCTACACCGCCGACGTCGCCGGCCTGCTCGGGCACGCCGCCCGGCTCGGCCACACCGACGTCGCCGGCCTGGACCTGCGGGCCCTGCGCAGCTGGCTGGCCAAGCAGCAGACCATGGGGCGCTCGCGCACGACGCTCGCCCGGCGGGCCACCGCGGCCCGCGTCTTCACCGCCTGGCTGCTGCGCACCGGGCGGGCGAGCATCGACGCCGGCGCGAGCCTCGGCTCGCCCAAGGCACACCGCACCCTCCCGCCGGTGCTCCGCGCCGACGAGGCGGCCGACCTCGTGCGGGCCGCCGCGGAGCTCGCCGATGACGGCGGACCGGTCGGCCTGCGGGACGTGGCGATGATCGAGCTGCTCTACGCCACCGGCATCCGGGTCGGCGAGCTGGTCGGCCTCGACGTCGACGACGTCGACCGCGACCGCAACGTCGTGCGCGTCCTGGGCAAGGGCCGCAAGGAGCGCACCGTCCCGTTCGGCCGCCCGGCGGCCCGGGCGCTGGACTTCTGGGTCAAGCACGGCCGCCCGCACCTCGCGGTCGACGGGTCCGGGCCGGCGCTGTTCCTCGGCGTCCGCGGACGGCGCATCGACCAGCGGGCGGTGCGGACGCTCGTGCACCGCCGGATCGCCGACGTGCCCGGCGCCCCCGACATCGGCCCGCACGGCCTGCGGCACACCGCGGCCACGCACCTGCTCGAGGGCGGCGCCGACCTCCGCTCGGTGCAGGAGATCCTCGGCCACGCCTCGCTGGCCACGACCCAGCTCTACACCCACGTCACGACCGACCGGCTGCGCCGGGCCTACCAGCAGGCCCACCCGCGCGCCTGA
- a CDS encoding M23 family metallopeptidase: MDLVTLALLLSLRPAAPPDTDPVGEWPLRPEPAVVEHFDPPDGPYGAGHRGVDLLGSPGQPVRAALPGRVTWAGSLAGRGVVVVSHGATRTTYEPVGAAVPVGTAVAAGEVVGALELTGSHCFPRACLHWGWLEGETYLDPLDLVGAGPVRLLPLWRADPVGTPVNVQPVRPVHPYAAWRPPGTGLGPVA, translated from the coding sequence ATGGACCTGGTCACGCTCGCGCTGCTGCTCTCCCTCCGGCCCGCGGCGCCCCCGGACACCGACCCCGTCGGCGAGTGGCCGCTGCGGCCCGAGCCGGCCGTGGTGGAGCACTTCGACCCGCCGGACGGTCCCTACGGCGCGGGCCACCGGGGCGTGGACCTGCTCGGCTCCCCCGGCCAGCCGGTCCGGGCCGCGCTGCCGGGGCGGGTCACCTGGGCCGGGAGCCTGGCCGGCCGCGGGGTCGTGGTCGTCTCCCACGGCGCCACGCGGACGACGTACGAGCCGGTGGGCGCCGCCGTCCCGGTGGGCACCGCCGTCGCCGCCGGCGAGGTGGTCGGCGCCCTGGAGCTGACCGGGTCGCACTGCTTCCCCCGCGCCTGCCTGCACTGGGGCTGGCTGGAGGGCGAGACCTACCTCGACCCGTTGGACCTCGTCGGCGCCGGGCCGGTCCGGCTGCTGCCGTTGTGGCGCGCCGACCCCGTGGGCACCCCGGTGAACGTCCAACCTGTCCGGCCCGTCCACCCGTACGCCGCCTGGCGACCGCCCGGCACCGGGCTCGGCCCGGTGGCCTGA
- a CDS encoding YraN family protein, with the protein MTTTAARNHAVGQYGETLAARHLVAEGMALLDRNWRCEQGEIDLVLRDGRTVVICEVKTRSGPVGGTPHEAVTDIKVARLRRLALRWLEEHRLSHLEARVDMVCVQLPRRGAAELEHVRGIG; encoded by the coding sequence ATGACGACGACAGCAGCGCGGAACCACGCGGTGGGGCAGTACGGCGAGACGCTCGCGGCCCGGCACCTGGTCGCGGAGGGGATGGCCCTCCTGGACCGCAACTGGCGGTGCGAGCAGGGCGAGATCGACCTGGTCCTGCGGGACGGGCGGACGGTGGTGATCTGCGAGGTCAAGACCCGCAGCGGGCCCGTCGGCGGCACGCCGCACGAGGCGGTCACCGACATCAAGGTCGCGCGGCTGCGGCGCCTGGCGCTGCGGTGGCTCGAGGAGCACAGGCTCTCCCACCTCGAGGCGCGGGTGGACATGGTCTGCGTCCAGCTGCCCCGCCGCGGGGCGGCCGAGCTCGAGCACGTCCGGGGGATCGGCTGA
- the pyrH gene encoding UMP kinase → MTGYKRVLLKLSGEVFGGGQVGLDLDVINATASEVADVARSGVEVGIVVGGGNFFRGAELQQRGMERARADYMGMLGTVMNCLALQDFVEKHGVETRVQTAITMGQVAEPYIPRRAIRHMEKGRVVIFGAGAGMPFFSTDTVAAQRALETRCEVILMGKQGVDGVYDSDPNQNPDATKFDALTYDEFLTRDLKVADATAVSLARDNDMDMVFFNLSTPGTIVRAVRGEKIGTTVSRD, encoded by the coding sequence ATGACCGGCTACAAGCGCGTCCTGCTCAAGCTCTCGGGTGAGGTCTTCGGCGGTGGACAGGTCGGTCTCGACCTGGACGTGATCAACGCGACCGCCAGCGAGGTGGCCGACGTCGCCCGCTCCGGGGTCGAGGTGGGCATCGTCGTCGGCGGAGGGAACTTCTTCCGCGGCGCCGAGCTGCAGCAGCGCGGCATGGAACGGGCCCGCGCCGACTACATGGGCATGCTGGGCACGGTGATGAACTGCCTGGCGCTGCAGGACTTCGTCGAGAAGCACGGCGTCGAGACCCGCGTCCAGACCGCGATCACCATGGGCCAGGTGGCCGAGCCCTACATCCCGCGCCGCGCCATCCGCCACATGGAGAAGGGCCGCGTGGTCATCTTCGGCGCCGGCGCCGGCATGCCGTTCTTCAGCACCGACACCGTGGCCGCCCAGCGCGCCCTGGAGACCCGCTGCGAGGTCATCCTGATGGGCAAGCAGGGCGTGGACGGCGTCTACGACTCCGACCCGAACCAGAACCCCGACGCGACGAAGTTCGACGCGCTCACCTACGACGAGTTCCTCACCCGTGACCTGAAGGTCGCCGACGCGACGGCCGTGAGCCTGGCCCGCGACAACGACATGGACATGGTGTTCTTCAACCTCTCCACCCCCGGCACCATCGTCCGGGCGGTGCGGGGTGAGAAGATCGGCACGACGGTCTCGCGTGACTGA